The Iamia majanohamensis genome window below encodes:
- a CDS encoding MlaD family protein: MRRLPSFTERNPVPIGVVVVVLIAALTGGALLLDAGALADRYQVQARFPDSAGVTPGTPVRVAGVASGEVDSVRQAGPEVEVVLLVDAGIELPADTRADIVVETLLGTKSVRLVAGDDWDDPLQDGDTITETSTPTEALDLQNIGTPLLEETDGEAIDTLIATVDEITDGKRQDVTDIITGLQRLASTVNAREEEARRLVDSTRTLSATLADRDDDLLAAVDDLNVVVDTLVQRRVELVRLLEDTSASARRIADLVEGREGEIDRVLDDLHTSLEVVGRHQVDLAQSVALVSSAIEGFASIGYPGPEEAPADFVNIYAQLLGPLGPDVIFGSCGALDTALDLTLGPDPVADCDSRTGPLPGSQGPGQPGSGGAPGTAEPEDTSLLGVYDAAVGRGEG, translated from the coding sequence GTGAGGCGCCTTCCCTCGTTCACCGAGCGCAACCCGGTGCCCATCGGGGTGGTCGTGGTGGTGCTCATCGCCGCCCTCACCGGCGGGGCCCTGCTGCTCGACGCCGGCGCCCTGGCCGACCGCTACCAGGTCCAGGCCCGGTTCCCCGACAGCGCCGGGGTCACGCCGGGCACGCCCGTGCGCGTCGCCGGGGTCGCCTCCGGCGAGGTCGACTCCGTGCGCCAGGCGGGCCCGGAGGTCGAGGTGGTGCTCCTCGTCGACGCCGGCATCGAGCTGCCCGCCGACACCCGGGCCGACATCGTGGTCGAGACGCTGCTGGGCACGAAGTCGGTCCGCCTGGTGGCGGGCGACGACTGGGACGACCCGCTCCAGGACGGCGACACCATCACCGAGACCTCGACGCCCACCGAGGCCCTGGACCTCCAGAACATCGGGACGCCGCTGCTGGAGGAGACCGACGGCGAGGCCATCGACACCCTGATCGCCACCGTCGACGAGATCACCGACGGCAAGCGCCAGGACGTCACCGACATCATCACCGGCCTCCAGCGCCTGGCCTCCACGGTCAACGCCCGGGAGGAGGAGGCCCGGCGGCTCGTCGACTCGACCCGGACCCTGAGCGCCACCCTCGCCGACCGCGACGACGACCTCCTCGCCGCGGTGGACGACCTCAACGTGGTGGTGGACACGCTGGTCCAGCGCCGGGTCGAGCTGGTCCGCCTGCTGGAGGACACCTCGGCGTCGGCCCGGCGCATCGCCGACCTGGTCGAGGGCCGGGAGGGGGAGATCGACCGCGTCCTCGACGACCTCCACACCTCCCTCGAGGTCGTGGGCCGCCACCAGGTGGACCTGGCCCAGTCTGTGGCCCTCGTCTCCAGCGCCATCGAGGGCTTCGCCTCCATCGGCTACCCGGGCCCCGAGGAGGCACCCGCCGACTTCGTCAACATCTACGCCCAGCTCCTCGGCCCCCTCGGCCCCGACGTCATCTTCGGGTCGTGCGGGGCGCTCGACACCGCCCTGGACCTGACCCTCGGGCCCGACCCGGTGGCCGACTGCGACTCCCGCACCGGCCCGCTGCCCGGCTCCCAGGGCCCGGGCCAGCCCGGCTCGGGCGGGGCGCCGGGCACGGCCGAGCCCGAGGACACGTCCCTCCTCGGCGTCTACGACGCCGCCGTGGGCCGGGGGGAGGGCTGA
- a CDS encoding MCE family protein yields MTALTRLRRALSGPPGRSLLKLTLYALVCLGVLAALISMIGNRPLRADTTSYQAVLPDATGLFANDEVKVAGVRVGRVTGIEVERGRAVVSFVVERDDLVLRSTTRTGIRWRNVLGQKYLYLYPQDGGEVLQEDDRLPAGNAVASAEVGELLDAVAPVLRAIDPAKANQFIRTLNDALAGNEQRVRDLLTNTATLSREVGAADEEIGSVIEGLDTVVGEVAQRDDDLDALITNVGGVSEALADRAGDLDALVVALADVGTQVDRLLRERTGDVEGTIDSLEVVAGTLREHRDDLDVGLGTLPAGLAPYGQISAYGQWFQVRATILCLAGQTTCVDETAVGDLLGGVGGATGGEGLLTSVFGFAAQGVAGP; encoded by the coding sequence GTGACCGCGCTGACCCGCCTGCGGCGCGCCCTGTCCGGGCCGCCGGGGCGCTCGCTGCTCAAGCTGACGCTCTACGCGCTCGTCTGCCTGGGGGTGCTGGCCGCCCTGATCTCCATGATCGGCAACCGGCCCCTGCGGGCCGACACGACCAGCTACCAGGCGGTGCTGCCCGACGCGACCGGCCTGTTCGCCAACGACGAGGTGAAGGTGGCCGGCGTCCGGGTCGGGCGGGTCACCGGCATCGAGGTCGAGCGGGGCCGGGCCGTGGTCAGCTTCGTGGTCGAGCGCGACGACCTGGTGCTGCGCTCCACCACCCGCACCGGCATCCGCTGGCGCAACGTGCTGGGCCAGAAGTACCTCTACCTCTACCCCCAGGACGGGGGCGAGGTCCTCCAGGAGGACGACCGGCTGCCGGCGGGCAACGCGGTCGCCTCGGCCGAGGTGGGGGAGCTGCTCGACGCGGTGGCGCCCGTCCTGCGGGCCATCGACCCGGCCAAGGCCAACCAGTTCATCCGCACCCTGAACGACGCCCTGGCCGGCAACGAGCAGCGGGTCCGCGACCTGCTCACCAACACGGCCACGCTCAGCCGGGAGGTGGGCGCCGCCGACGAGGAGATCGGCTCGGTCATCGAGGGCCTGGACACGGTGGTGGGGGAGGTGGCCCAGCGCGACGACGACCTCGACGCCCTCATCACCAACGTGGGCGGCGTGAGCGAGGCCCTGGCCGACCGGGCCGGCGACCTCGACGCCCTGGTGGTGGCCCTGGCCGACGTCGGGACCCAGGTCGACCGGCTCCTCCGGGAGCGCACCGGCGACGTCGAGGGCACCATCGACTCCCTGGAGGTCGTGGCCGGCACCCTCCGCGAGCACCGCGACGACCTCGACGTGGGGCTCGGCACCCTCCCCGCCGGGCTCGCCCCCTACGGCCAGATCTCGGCCTACGGCCAGTGGTTCCAGGTGCGGGCCACGATCCTGTGCCTGGCCGGCCAGACCACCTGCGTCGACGAGACCGCGGTGGGCGACCTCCTGGGGGGCGTGGGCGGCGCCACCGGCGGCGAGGGCCTCCTCACCAGCGTCTTCGGGTTCGCCGCGCAGGGGGTGGCGGGACCGTGA
- a CDS encoding MCE family protein codes for MRLVTRLLVVVLAVVVAGTGCGVVGGGADGYEVTARFDRGIAVYPGSPVRVIGIDVGTVTDVVPEGGRVTITMEIGEDHQIPADATATIVPLSLLGERYVQIGPAYEEGPTLGPGDEIGRTRVPAEFDELLRGLQDLTGAIDPDAASELVTDLATLLDGQGAQINDLLEDGAGTAELVADKADEIGDIITSLAELSRTLKDRTGSVQELLRSYNLLAEILTENRDDLDATITQLDRAVVALTGVLERHDEQLPADVEVLAGAGSTLGANVDRLQSTLADTVRLFTAAGRVYDPERRVLPFTTATDPTTTTDLITSRLRDRLAGICRRLGLPVCSSPTASFFDDLLEALPDLLDPDARGGQGAEAPAPETAPPPTTAAPTPSVPVPPVPDVPDLPPPPDVELLLGQVLERIGDLLDDAQRQVLEGLDAGLLEAIPRLTDAQLAGLTRLTPAQLAGLAAVDPTRLGPAVDALLREDPEAQMDPLLPGAGGTVDDLLDDVLGALGSGGGR; via the coding sequence ATGCGCCTCGTCACCCGGCTGCTCGTGGTCGTCCTCGCCGTCGTCGTGGCCGGGACCGGGTGCGGGGTGGTCGGCGGCGGGGCCGACGGCTACGAGGTCACCGCCCGGTTCGACCGCGGGATCGCCGTCTACCCCGGCAGCCCGGTGCGCGTCATCGGCATCGACGTCGGCACCGTCACCGACGTGGTGCCCGAGGGCGGCCGGGTCACCATCACCATGGAGATCGGGGAGGACCACCAGATCCCGGCCGACGCCACGGCCACCATCGTCCCCCTCAGCCTCCTCGGCGAGCGCTACGTCCAGATCGGCCCCGCCTACGAGGAGGGCCCGACGCTCGGCCCCGGCGACGAGATCGGCCGGACGCGGGTCCCGGCCGAGTTCGACGAGCTGCTGCGGGGCCTGCAGGACCTCACCGGCGCCATCGACCCCGACGCCGCCTCCGAGCTGGTCACCGACCTGGCCACCCTCCTCGACGGGCAGGGGGCCCAGATCAACGACCTGCTGGAGGACGGGGCGGGCACGGCGGAGCTGGTGGCCGACAAAGCCGACGAGATCGGCGACATCATCACCTCCCTGGCCGAGCTGAGCCGCACCCTGAAGGACCGCACCGGGTCGGTGCAGGAGCTGCTCCGGAGCTACAACCTCCTGGCCGAGATCCTCACCGAGAACCGCGACGACCTCGACGCCACCATCACCCAGCTGGACCGGGCGGTCGTCGCCCTCACGGGCGTGCTCGAGCGCCACGACGAGCAGCTGCCGGCCGACGTCGAGGTCCTGGCCGGGGCGGGCAGCACCCTCGGGGCCAACGTCGACCGCCTCCAGAGCACCCTCGCCGACACCGTCCGGCTCTTCACCGCCGCCGGACGGGTCTACGACCCGGAGCGGCGGGTCCTGCCCTTCACCACCGCCACCGACCCGACGACGACCACCGACCTCATCACCAGCCGCCTGCGCGACCGCCTGGCGGGCATCTGCCGGCGTCTGGGCCTGCCGGTGTGCAGCAGCCCGACGGCGTCGTTCTTCGACGACCTGCTCGAGGCCCTGCCCGACCTGCTCGACCCCGACGCCCGAGGGGGCCAGGGGGCCGAGGCCCCGGCGCCCGAGACCGCCCCGCCCCCGACCACGGCGGCCCCGACCCCGTCGGTCCCGGTGCCACCCGTCCCCGACGTGCCGGACCTGCCGCCCCCGCCCGACGTCGAGCTCCTCCTCGGCCAGGTGCTCGAGCGCATCGGCGACCTGCTCGACGACGCCCAGCGCCAGGTGCTCGAGGGCCTCGACGCCGGGCTGCTCGAGGCCATCCCCCGGCTGACCGACGCCCAGCTGGCCGGGCTGACCCGCCTCACCCCCGCCCAGCTGGCCGGGCTGGCCGCCGTCGACC